The genome window CATAATTTTTAGGGAACTGCTCAAATTTTTTTCCACAGTATGGACATACCAATGCATCAAAAGGTATACTCCGACCACAATTTGGACAATGTCGATCTGAATAACCTGATGTTTTTGCGATATTCAGGAAACCGCCTGCTGAAGGAAAAAGGACAGCTAATTCTTCTGTTTTAATTCGTCTGTAAGGAATGTATAACGCTCCGAGAAGTAATAAAGTGGTGATTATATTCCCGATAAGACTTATAAATCGTGTTGCACCTATCCAAGGATAATATGAGGATAATGACGAGAAAGATGATACTCCAGTTTTTTGTATTTCTTGTAGAACACCTGAACTGTATAATTCATGAAAGACAGATGTCGAATTCCAAGCAATGATACATGCAGTTGCAACAGATGAAACATATGCAGCTAGGAGTAATTTTTTCCCAGTATCATCTTCAAGTTGATAGAGACCAAAAACCCAAATTAAGCCGCTTAAAGCTGCTGAGATAACACTTGCAAAAGAGCATAGTAAAAAATTTTCATGCAGGAACGGCTGCGCAGAGGAACCAGAATTTGCAGTGGACACATTCTGTGCACTATAAAAAAACGTTAGAAATGAGTTTGTAACAGTGATAACAATCATAACGACAACAGTTACTACAAAGAGGATGATTGCGTATTTTATTGATTTTTCATGAGCAGAACCAAATTCTTTTCGACCTGAGAACACAAAAAGAACTCCGATGAGGCTAAGGATTCCAGCACTGATAGTAATCATCGATAGAGGTAGGAGTGCTGTAAAAAAACGAAATGATTCTTGGGAAAAATTGTCTTGATCTATAGAATACGAAAAGCTATACAGAAGAAAAATTAGTATAAGTGATATGCTACTTGATATCATTAAAAATAATAAACCTGATTGTGTGTTACTTTTCATAAGTTACACCTGAACATGACGCTATGTTCATTAACATTAATGGTGACACAAGATATAAACATGTCCGCAAGAATCGTTTTGTTCTAAGAGAGAAACCATATATATCGAGCAGACATCTACGAAAAAAAAGTGTAGGCCGCAAAAAGAAAAAAATAAAAAAGATAAGGAAAAACAGGAGAAATACTCTGTTTTCCACAGTCGATTTATAGTATTTTTTTATTTATGGTTGGTCAAATTTTTTGTTACAGTACGGGCAGACTCGAGCATCTTCTGGTATACTCCGGCCGCAACTGGGGCACATTCGTGCGGGTCCTTGTGATTTTTCACCTCGAACCACCAACCAGATAATCAAACCAATTATTCCAGTTAAAATGACGATCAATAACCAAATCACTCCACTTTTCCCACGTTTCTCTGCATCTTTGTAGACCCATATCGCAACAAGAATCCACACGACAAACCAGATAATACAAATGACTGCGCACATAACAAGCCCAAGGCCCATAAAAGCCGCGGCATCAGCATTTTGTTGATAATAGTTGGTCCAGTCATAATCATCTGCTGCACTTACCATATTGGATAGTGCGATAGTCATAAGTAGGCCTATTGCTAACATAATACATTTTTCTGATATTCTCATATCTATCTCCTTTCCTTACGGTAGGAAATCAAGTTCCATTTTAACTACTTTGTGTTTTTTATGTCTATATACCTTGGTTTTTCACGGCTAGAAAACAAGGTGTATAGACACTATTTTTTATTGTGGACAAAAATCACTTCAAATCCTTTTTATTTTTCCGGGTTAACAACCCCTGAATTTCATCAAAAATAACACCAAATGCAACACCACAGATCAAACCAGCTAAGAGACCTGTCATGAATCGA of Candidatus Thermoplasmatota archaeon contains these proteins:
- a CDS encoding zinc ribbon domain-containing protein gives rise to the protein MRISEKCIMLAIGLLMTIALSNMVSAADDYDWTNYYQQNADAAAFMGLGLVMCAVICIIWFVVWILVAIWVYKDAEKRGKSGVIWLLIVILTGIIGLIIWLVVRGEKSQGPARMCPSCGRSIPEDARVCPYCNKKFDQP
- a CDS encoding zinc ribbon domain-containing protein — translated: MKSNTQSGLLFLMISSSISLILIFLLYSFSYSIDQDNFSQESFRFFTALLPLSMITISAGILSLIGVLFVFSGRKEFGSAHEKSIKYAIILFVVTVVVMIVITVTNSFLTFFYSAQNVSTANSGSSAQPFLHENFLLCSFASVISAALSGLIWVFGLYQLEDDTGKKLLLAAYVSSVATACIIAWNSTSVFHELYSSGVLQEIQKTGVSSFSSLSSYYPWIGATRFISLIGNIITTLLLLGALYIPYRRIKTEELAVLFPSAGGFLNIAKTSGYSDRHCPNCGRSIPFDALVCPYCGKKFEQFPKNYGTSSYFFLWSSSLELLS